One part of the Vicia villosa cultivar HV-30 ecotype Madison, WI linkage group LG6, Vvil1.0, whole genome shotgun sequence genome encodes these proteins:
- the LOC131610092 gene encoding legumin A-like: protein MAKFLALSLSLCFLLFTSCFAHREQSQQNECQLERLNALQPNNRIESEGGLIETWNPNNRQFRCAGVALSRATLQRNALRRPYYSNAPQEIYIQQGNGYFGMVFPGCPETFEEPQEPERGERRRYRDSHQKVNRFREGDIIAVPTGIVFWMYNDQDTPVIAVSLTDTRSSQNQLDQMPRRFYLAGNHEQEFLRYQHQQGGKQEQENEGNNILSGFKRDFLEDAFNVNRHIVDRLQGRNEDEEKGAIVKVKGGLSIITPPERQVHHHRGSRQEEDEDEKEERQPSHHKSRRDEEEDSQKGGSRRHGDNGLEETVCTAKLRMNIGSSSSPDIYNPQAGRIKTVTSLDLPVLRWLRLSAEHGSLRRNAMFVPHYNLNANSVLYALKGRARLQVVNCNGNTVFDGELEAGRALTVPQNYAVAAKSVSERFTYVAFKTNDRAAISRLAGTSSAINSMPVDVVAATFNLERNEARQLKSNNPFKFLVPPRESDENRAAA, encoded by the exons ATGGCTAAGTTTCTTGCACTCTCTCTTTCACTCTGTTTTCTACTTTTCACTAGCTGTTTTGCTCACAGAGAACAGTCTCAACAAAATGAATGTCAGCTGGAACGCCTCAATGCCCTCCAGCCGAATAACCGTATAGAGTCGGAAGGTGGACTCATTGAGACTTGGAATCCTAACAACAGGCAATTCCGATGTGCAGGTGTGGCCCTCTCTCGTGCTACCCTTCAACGCAATGCCCTTCGCAGACCTTACTATTCCAATGCTCCCCAAGAAATTTACATCCAACAAG GTAATGGATATTTTGGCATGGTATTCCCCGGTTGTCCTGAGACCTTTGAAGAGCCGCAAGAACCTGAACGAGGAGAGAGACGCAGGTACAGAGACAGTCACCAAAAGGTTAACCGATTCAGAGAGGGTGATATCATTGCAGTTCCTACTGGTATTGTATTTTGGATGTACAATGACCAAGATACTCCAGTTATTGCCGTCTCTCTTACTGACACTAGAAGCTCCCAAAACCAGCTTGATCAGATGCCTAGG AGATTCTATCTTGCTGGGAACCATGAGCAAGAATTTCTACGATACCAGCATCAACAAGGAGGAAAGCAAGAACAAGAAAATGAAGGCAACAACATTTTGAGTGGCTTCAAGAGAGATTTCTTGGAAGATGCTTTCAACGTGAACAGGCATATAGTGGACAGACTTCAAGGCAGGAACGAAGATGAAGAGAAAGGAGCCATTGTCAAAGTGAAGGGTGGTCTCAGCATCATAACCCCACCGGAGAGGCAAGTTCACCACCACAGAGGCAGCAGacaagaagaagacgaagatgaAAAGGAAGAGAGGCAGCCAAGTCATCATAAAAGCAGAAGAGACGAAGAGGAAGACAGCCAAAAGGGTGGAAGCAGAAGGCATGGAGACAATGGGCTTGAGGAAACCGTTTGCACTGCCAAACTTCGTATGAATATTGGTTCATCTTCATCACCAGACATCTACAATCCTCAAGCTGGTAGAATCAAAACTGTTACCAGCCTTGACCTCCCAGTTCTCAGGTGGCTCAGACTCAGTGCTGAACATGGATCTCTCCGCAGA AATGCTATGTTTGTGCCTCACTACAACCTCAACGCAAACAGCGTACTATACGCATTGAAGGGACGTGCAAGGCTACAAGTTGTGAACTGCAATGGCAACACTGTGTTCGATGGAGAGCTAGAAGCCGGTCGTGCATTGACAGTGCCACAAAACTATGCAGTGGCTGCTAAGTCAGTAAGCGAGAGGTTCACATATGTAGCATTCAAGACCAATGATAGAGCTGCTATTTCAAGACTTGCAGGGACATCATCAGCTATAAATAGTATGCCGGTGGATGTGGTTGCAGCGACATTCAATTTGGAGAGGAATGAGGCAAGGCAGCTCAAGTCCAACAATCCCTTCAAATTTTTAGTTCCACCTCGTGAATCTGATGAGAACAGAGCTGCTGCTTAA
- the LOC131610094 gene encoding legumin A2-like — MAKLLALSLSFCFLLLGGCFALREQPQQNECQLERLNALEPDNRIESEGGLIETWNPNNRQFRCAGVALSRATLQRNALRRPYYSNAPQEIYIQQGNGYFGMVFPGCPETYEEPRESEQREGRRYRDSHQKVNRFREGDIIAVPTGIVFWMYNDQDTPVIAISLTDTGSSNNQLDQTPRRFYLAGNFEQEFLRYQHQQGGKEEQENEGNNIFSGFKRDFLEDAFNVNRHIVDRLQGRNEDEEKGAIVKVKGGLSIITPPERQAHHQRGSRQEEDEDEKEERQPSHHKSKRDEEEDSKKGESRSHGDNGLEDTVCTAKLRMNIGSSSSPDIYNPQAGRIKTITSLDLPVLRWLKLSAEHGSLRKNAMFVPHYNLNANSILYALKGRARLQVVNCNGNTVFDGELEAGRALTVPQNYAVAAKSVSERFTYVAFKTNDRAAISRLAGTSSAINSMPLDVVAATFNLERNEARQLKSNNPFKFLVPPRESQNRAAA, encoded by the exons ATGGCTAAGCTTCTTGCACTTTCTCTTTCATTCTGTTTTCTACTTTTGGGAGGCTGTTTCGCTCTGAGAGAACAGCCACAACAAAATGAGTGTCAGCTGGAACGCCTCAATGCCCTCGAACCTGATAACCGTATAGAGTCGGAAGGTGGACTCATTGAGACTTGGAATCCTAACAACAGGCAATTCCGATGTGCAGGTGTGGCCCTCTCTCGTGCTACACTTCAACGCAATGCCCTTCGCAGACCTTACTATTCCAATGCTCCCCAAGAAATTTACATCCAACAAG GTAATGGATATTTTGGCATGGTATTCCCTGGTTGTCCTGAGACCTATGAGGAGCCACGGGAATCTGAACAAAGAGAGGGACGCAGATATAGAGACAGCCACCAAAAGGTTAACCGATTCAGAGAGGGTGATATCATTGCAGTTCCTACTGGTATTGTATTTTGGATGTACAATGACCAAGATACTCCAGTTATTGCCATTTCCCTTACCGATACGGGTAGCTCCAATAACCAGCTTGATCAGACGCCTAGG AGATTCTATCTTGCTGGGAACTTTGAGCAAGAGTTTCTACGATACCAGCATCAACAAGgaggaaaagaagaacaagaaaatGAAGGCAACAACATTTTCAGTGGCTTCAAGAGGGATTTCTTGGAAGATGCTTTCAATGTGAACAGGCATATAGTAGACAGACTTCAAGGCAGGAACGAAGATGAAGAGAAGGGAGCCATTGTCAAAGTGAAAGGTGGTCTCAGCATCATAACCCCACCAGAGAGGCAAGCGCACCACCAGAGAGGCAGCAGacaagaagaagacgaagatgaAAAGGAAGAGAGACAGCCAAGTCATCATAAAAGCAAAAGAGACGAAGAGGAAGACAGCAAAAAAGGTGAAAGCAGAAGCCATGGAGACAACGGGCTTGAGGATACCGTTTGCACTGCCAAACTTCGTATGAATATTGGTTCATCTTCATCACCAGACATCTACAATCCTCAAGCTGGTAGAATCAAAACTATTACAAGCCTTGACCTTCCAGTTCTCAGGTGGCTCAAACTCAGTGCTGAGCATGGATCTCTCCGCAAA AATGCTATGTTCGTGCCTCACTACAACCTCAACGCAAACAGCATATTATACGCATTGAAGGGACGTGCAAGGCTACAAGTTGTGAACTGCAATGGCAACACTGTGTTTGATGGGGAGCTAGAAGCCGGTCGTGCATTGACAGTGCCACAAAACTATGCAGTGGCTGCTAAGTCAGTAAGCGAGAGGTTCACATATGTAGCATTCAAGACCAATGATAGAGCTGCTATTTCAAGGCTTGCAGGGACATCATCAGCTATAAATAGTATGCCGTTGGATGTGGTTGCAGCGACATTCAACTTGGAGAGGAATGAAGCAAGGCAGCTCAAGTCCAACAATCCCTTCAAATTTCTAGTTCCACCACGTGAGTCTCAGAACAGAGCTGCTGCTTAA
- the LOC131610093 gene encoding legumin A, producing the protein MAKLLALSLSFCFLLLGGCFALRQQPQQNECQLERLDALEPDNRIESEGGRIETWNPNNRQFRCAGVALSRATLQRNALRRPYYSNAPQEIFIQQGNGYFGMVFPGCPETFEEQRESEQGEGRRYRDSHQKVNRFREGDIIAVPTGVVFWMYNDQDTPVIAVSLTDTRSSQNQLDQMPRRFYLAGNHEQEFLRYQHQQGGKQEQENEGNNILSGFKRDFLEDAFNVNRHIVDRLQGRNEDEEKGAIVKVKGGLSIITPPERQARQPRGSRQEEDEDEKEERQPSHHKSRRDEEEDSQKGGSRSHGDNGLEETVCTAKLRMNIGSSSSPDIYNPQAGRIKTVTSLDLPVLRWLRLSAEHGSLHRNAMFVPHYNLNANSVLYALKGRARLQVVNCNGNTVFDGELEAGRALTVPQNYAVAAKSVSDRFTYVAFKTNDRAAISRLAGTSSAINSMPLDVVAATFNLERNEARQLKSNNPFKFLVPPRESENRASA; encoded by the exons ATGGCTAAGCTTCTTGCACTTTCTCTTTCATTTTGTTTTCTACTTTTGGGTGGCTGTTTTGCTCTCAGACAACAGCCACAGCAAAATGAGTGCCAGTTAGAACGCCTCGATGCCCTCGAGCCTGATAACCGTATAGAGTCGGAAGGAGGACGCATTGAGACTTGGAATCCAAACAACAGGCAATTCCGATGTGCAGGTGTGGCCCTCTCTCGTGCTACCCTTCAACGCAATGCACTTCGCAGACCTTACTACTCCAACGCTCCCCAAGAAATTTTCATCCAACAAG GTAATGGATATTTTGGCATGGTATTCCCTGGTTGTCCAGAGACCTTTGAGGAGCAACGGGAATCTGAACAAGGAGAGGGCCGCAGGTACAGAGACAGTCACCAAAAGGTTAACCGATTCAGAGAGGGTGATATCATTGCAGTTCCTACCGGTGTTGTATTTTGGATGTACAATGACCAAGACACTCCAGTTATTGCCGTCTCTCTTACTGACACTAGAAGCTCCCAAAACCAGCTTGATCAGATGCCTAGG AGATTTTATCTTGCTGGGAACCATGAGCAAGAGTTTCTACGATACCAGCATCAACAAGGAGGAAAGCAAGAACAAGAAAATGAAGGCAACAACATTTTGAGTGGCTTCAAGAGAGATTTCTTGGAAGATGCTTTCAACGTGAACAGGCATATAGTAGACAGACTTCAAGGCAGGAACGAAGATGAAGAGAAGGGAGCCATTGTCAAAGTGAAAGGTGGTCTCAGCATCATAACTCCACCGGAGAGGCAAGCACGCCAGCCGAGAGGCAGCAGacaagaagaagacgaagatgaAAAGGAAGAGAGGCAGCCAAGTCATCATAAAAGCAGAAGAGACGAAGAGGAAGACAGCCAAAAGGGTGGAAGCAGAAGCCATGGAGACAACGGGCTTGAGGAAACCGTTTGCACTGCCAAACTTCGTATGAATATTGGTTCATCTTCATCACCAGACATCTACAATCCTCAAGCTGGTAGAATCAAAACTGTTACCAGCCTTGACCTCCCAGTTCTCAGGTGGCTCAGACTAAGTGCTGAACATGGATCTCTCCACAGA AATGCTATGTTTGTGCCTCACTACAACCTCAACGCAAACAGCGTACTGTACGCATTGAAGGGACGTGCAAGGCTACAAGTTGTGAACTGCAATGGCAACACTGTGTTTGATGGAGAGCTAGAAGCCGGTCGTGCATTGACAGTGCCACAAAACTATGCAGTGGCTGCTAAGTCAGTAAGCGATAGGTTCACATATGTAGCATTCAAGACCAATGATAGAGCTGCTATTTCAAGGCTTGCAGGGACATCATCAGCTATAAATAGTATGCCGTTGGATGTGGTTGCAGCGACATTCAACTTGGAGAGGAATGAGGCAAGGCAGCTCAAGTCCAACAACCCCTTCAAATTTCTAGTTCCACCACGTGAGTCGGAGAACAGAGCTTCGGCTTAG